Proteins from a single region of candidate division KSB1 bacterium:
- a CDS encoding amidohydrolase family protein, whose protein sequence is MQADQVLRGHVVTPDRTVERGWIAMAEGRVLAVGEGESPTCSSRHEFGQAYLLPGLIDLHIHGMEEGDPGSEVGIRMMLRAAPKHGVTGILPSLASSTREGYLRFFENARAAKESLGARLLGVHCEGPHINPRMARGMDPRFLRPPNAEEDDALLAEGDGLLRIMTLSPELPGSVNLIRKLRERGVVASLGHTAASREQVRAAVAAGASHVCHLFNAFPKPEREPDLPDTASYCLEEPQLTLEVILDLVHVPQEKLQLALEKAGVDRLVGVTDGMRGAGLGRGIYPMTDGRWYRIDADGGCRLVESEVLVGTAMTLTDGLRNLVRRMGLRLDEAVRICSTNPARVLGLGNQLGKIAPGYRADIVVFDENLIPLATFVEGRLVWQRDLPRNGGP, encoded by the coding sequence GTGCAGGCGGACCAAGTCCTCCGGGGCCATGTCGTAACCCCCGACCGGACCGTCGAGCGCGGCTGGATCGCGATGGCCGAAGGTCGGGTCCTCGCCGTTGGAGAGGGAGAGAGCCCGACCTGCTCCTCCCGCCACGAGTTTGGACAGGCTTACCTTTTACCCGGCTTGATCGATCTCCACATCCACGGAATGGAAGAAGGGGACCCAGGCTCGGAAGTGGGGATCCGGATGATGCTGCGCGCGGCCCCCAAACACGGGGTCACGGGGATCCTGCCGAGCCTGGCTTCCTCCACGCGCGAGGGCTACCTCCGCTTTTTCGAGAATGCCAGGGCAGCCAAGGAGAGCCTCGGGGCACGACTTCTGGGCGTGCACTGTGAAGGACCTCACATCAATCCGCGGATGGCGAGGGGAATGGACCCCCGTTTCCTTCGTCCCCCGAACGCGGAGGAGGACGACGCACTTCTCGCCGAGGGCGATGGCCTTCTCCGTATCATGACCCTGTCGCCGGAGCTTCCGGGAAGCGTAAACCTGATCAGGAAACTGCGGGAGCGCGGTGTGGTGGCCTCGCTGGGACACACCGCAGCGTCGCGGGAACAGGTGCGAGCAGCCGTGGCGGCTGGCGCCTCCCACGTGTGTCATCTCTTCAACGCCTTTCCGAAGCCGGAGCGCGAGCCGGATCTACCCGACACAGCCTCCTATTGCCTCGAAGAGCCGCAGCTTACGCTCGAGGTTATCCTGGATCTGGTGCACGTCCCGCAGGAAAAACTCCAGCTCGCCCTGGAGAAAGCAGGCGTCGACCGGCTGGTGGGGGTAACGGACGGAATGCGCGGTGCGGGTCTCGGTCGGGGCATCTACCCAATGACTGACGGCCGCTGGTACCGGATCGACGCCGACGGGGGATGCCGCCTGGTAGAAAGCGAAGTGCTGGTCGGCACCGCCATGACCCTGACGGACGGGCTGCGCAATCTGGTCCGCAGGATGGGTCTCCGGCTCGATGAGGCCGTTCGCATCTGCAGCACAAATCCGGCGCGCGTGCTGGGTCTCGGCAACCAGCTGGGCAAAATAGCCCCCGGCTATCGCGCCGACATCGTTGTCTTCGACGAAAACCTGATCCCCCTCGCCACCTTTGTGGAAGGCCGCCTGGTCTGGCAAAGGGACCTGCCCCGGAAC
- a CDS encoding thermonuclease family protein, with protein MEDRLYYYRAQVVDVFDGDTCTVDFDLGLYATLRKQTLRLARIDAPEVRGPERDAGVRARDALRGLILGKQVIVRTFKDRKGKYGRWIAEIWLKQPDGRYLNVNDWMLAQGFATPYRP; from the coding sequence ATGGAAGACCGACTCTATTACTACCGCGCACAAGTAGTCGACGTGTTCGACGGCGATACGTGCACGGTGGACTTTGACCTTGGCCTCTACGCGACGCTGCGGAAGCAGACGCTGCGCCTGGCCCGCATCGATGCCCCCGAGGTTCGTGGGCCGGAGCGGGACGCAGGTGTGCGCGCCCGTGATGCCCTGCGGGGTCTGATCCTGGGAAAGCAGGTCATTGTGCGCACGTTCAAAGACCGCAAGGGAAAGTACGGCCGCTGGATCGCGGAAATCTGGCTGAAACAACCGGACGGGCGCTACCTCAACGTCAACGACTGGATGCTGGCCCAGGGCTTTGCAACCCCGTACCGACCCTGA